The nucleotide sequence CCAGGCCCTGTTCCCCATTGGCCCTGTGACCCCCGGGCACGGGTGGAGGTTCAGATGCTACGGCTTTTACAGGCACACCCCCAGGGTGTGGTCAGCCCCCAGCGACCCCCTGGAGCTCCTGGTCTCAGGTGAGGAAGTCCCGTCCTGACCCCATACATTTGTGCAGAAAAGACAACGTACTGGGGTCTCTGCTCCCAGGGGAGCCCCtgtgagagggtggggagaggagcgtGGGGCTCACAGGACAGACACATAGACTGAGACACAGCGAGGCCTGGGGCCGGGTTGGGAGAGGGGGGGTCCACAGGGGAAGCGGTCCCTACAAGCCAGCGCGTGTCTCTCCCCAGGGctgtctgggaagccctctctcctGACCCCACAGGGCCCTGTGGTCACCTCTGGACAGAACCTGACCCTCCAGTGTCGCTCTGATGTCAGCTATGCCAGATTTGTTCTGTCGAAGGAGGGGCAGGACCTCCCCCAGCGCCCTGCCCAGAGGCCCCAGGAGGGCCACTCTCAGGCCGACTTCCCCCTGGGCCCAGTTGGCACCGTTCACGGGGGCCGGTACAGATGCTACGGTGGACACGGCCTCTCCTCCGAGTGGTCGGCCCCCAGTGAGCCCCTGGAGCTGCTGGTGGCAGGTGAGGAGCCAGCAGGTCAGTCGGGGGCCAGACTCTGCACAGGCCCCACCAGGGAGCCCCAGGGGTGATGCTGGGACCAGGGGGAGGGGTCTCAGGGAGGAGACAGACGGGGTCAGGGTGGGGAGAGACTCGGAGAAACAGAGACAGTGCTGAGGGGCCAGAGAGGCCCACGAAGTCTCGCTCAGAACCAGGCCCGGCGCCCGCACCCCCTTCCTCTCTGCAGGACGGCTCAGAGACAGACCCTCCCTCTCGGTGAGACCAGGGCCCTCGGTGGCTCCGGGGGAGACCGTGACCCTGCTGTGTCAGTCAGGAGAGAGGACGGACACCTTCCTTCTGTCCAAGGAGGGGGCAGCCCATCGCCCCCTGCGTCTGCGCTCCCAGGACCAAGCCGGGCAGTACCAGGCCGAGTTCTCCTTGAGCCCTGTGACCTCAGCCCACGGGGGCACCTACAGGTGCTACCGCTCA is from Bos indicus isolate NIAB-ARS_2022 breed Sahiwal x Tharparkar chromosome 18, NIAB-ARS_B.indTharparkar_mat_pri_1.0, whole genome shotgun sequence and encodes:
- the LOC139177230 gene encoding leukocyte immunoglobulin-like receptor subfamily B member 3 isoform X3; the encoded protein is MAPALSALLCLGLYGKPSLSALPNPVVTSGGSVTLQCGSRQGFNIFLLTKEGEDKSSWTLAGQRSPDGWTQALFPIGPVTPGHGWRFRCYGFYRHTPRVWSAPSDPLELLVSGLSGKPSLLTPQGPVVTSGQNLTLQCRSDVSYARFVLSKEGQDLPQRPAQRPQEGHSQADFPLGPVGTVHGGRYRCYGGHGLSSEWSAPSEPLELLVAGEEPAGRLRDRPSLSVRPGPSVAPGETVTLLCQSGERTDTFLLSKEGAAHRPLRLRSQDQAGQYQAEFSLSPVTSAHGGTYRCYRSLSTNPYLLSQPSEPLALVVSGLTWYLSVLIGVSVTFVLLLLVLLFLFLRHRGQDRHRKLGAADPGPEDRDPQSSSSPATGAQDQAIYAAVSDTHSEVGLQLDHRAATSEAPQDVTYAQLNHSIVRRGTAAPPSPPSGEPPAEPSEYAALAVR